The window CGTTAGCAAATGAAGAAATGTCGTACCAAAAATATTACCAAAACACAAATGTATAAACTGGATATAATATAACTTATTTAACGAAATAATTAACCCGTCAGTTAGTTGTGCAGCATAAAGTAAGTAAAATGTACTCACTTTCCTAGAATAAACTAGtagttgtgaaaaaaaattggttgtctgtaaagtcggtttacggacgatagtttaacgtgacaacgtcataacaaaacattgatgaaattattacatatttttatgaataaaattgaatcattttattgaattatcactattttgtatggatacaaagaaggatacaatttaattgataaatttactttcatttgcactcattaattaaaatatgtttattactttaacgaagagattattttaactataacttttatacatgtttgctatttaacttcttccaatctgtgttattctgttaaggataggacgatgataggaaaagtaggaaacgaatgggagtgtttcaagtttaatgtgcctcgaaaaagtcaaatcgatggttgttccaatcgagtggaagagagatatatgcggcgcaagcgtacaatgagcgtaatgggacacagcgtaacgggacaatgtgcgttacgggacgcttttgacgtgacgtctaataattcgatgaacgccggctgcacgcacgaaagtgtcccgtgcctggttaatgaaattaatattgttaacaaagattaaaaaagagaaatgattttttttgcatagagTTCAGagctaattttatatatatttttaataatggttGCAACAGTAACAATGGCAGCATTTGCTTGCAGTACCACAGTATATCTGGTAATTTGTGAACTTTGGCCCAAACtaattcaaaaattcaataatCAAACGATATATAAATCAAAACTCACTGAGGCCACGTATGAAATCCAGAGCGTGTCCATTCTTCTACTATACCTTTATCTCTTTTTCTCTAACCAagaagttttcatacttaaaaaatttaattcatgtaggggaaaggcacctaagagtgcgcatCCCCTAAGAGTACGCATTGCTATTTTCTTACAGTtggcaacattgaaaaaaaagtgtatagcCTCAGATTGTTCGTTACTGTGTGACAAACGAGTGGCGTGAAACTTGCAGCTGCAcaagattatttgtagatttgaaAGGTGAGAGTTCATttgttgttgttttcatgtaatatttttatcgtgTAACTTAAGCTATAGCAAGTAGGTAAACAGAGATGCGTTCATTATCTTTATATTACGTAGCAGCTTTGGTTTTCAGCATTCGTGTCGATAAAGCCATATTAGCTTTTACGgtatgtgctgctatctgtcgACTCTTTTAGATACTTCGTGTTCATTCCCTAAGAGTGCGCACAAAGTTTGTCCACAAGAGTGCGCGCGCACTCTTTGGAGCACCTTGCGTACTCTTTGGGACAAGTTTATATTAATGcaaaaatgaacaattttaatcaaataggcctatatttGTTTCAGAATGTCATCTTCTTATAAGAGAAAATCGGAAAGAAAgttaatattttcagaagaaatctTAAATGAAGCAAGAAACAGAATACTAAATGGGGAAAGTCAACGAAAAGTTGCAAAGGATCTGGGCACAAAGGAATCTACGCTAAGGAAACGCCTAAAAGCAGTAAGTACTATTTAATTagcaataattgtattattttgataaatgtaACTTAAATGCATGAACTTATTCATGTTTCTTAGTCCGAGTCTTCATTAGAATTAGTAGTGAGTTGAAATCGGCCAAATTGAGACCAACCTAGTATAGGCCAATCAATAGCAATTACTTGACTTCCCATACATAATgttccaaaacaaaattattaattacattttttgtaaaaaatacacaacaatttatatatatttcataaaattgctaagttacaataaagaaaatttgagataatttattattacctactttagaatttttataaatataataaacttgcaTTAATTTAATTCCTTGTCAGTTATCTAGGCTTACttaacaaaatgttaattcatttcccattatacaaaaataaggtttgttaagcctgcataattaaagcagtcgtttgtatatttagttattatttagcGATTACTATTCGAAAACTGGCCATCGCTAGCTCAGAATTAATGATTTAGGCTAAATTCAGTCGATTTCGTcgtaaagaaaaataatgtactgTATCAGTTTAATGGATATTTTTGTGTTCTTGTTTGTGTGTCTCCTTACTCATTTCATTGCTGTTTCATCTACATAACATTCCATTCTTTGAAGCGCTGTTAGGGTAGATTGACCAACTAATATTTCCTTCCTTGCCTTTCCTAGCTgtcatttattttcattagtaaGTAGATTCCTGATATCTTATCCTGAGTTGCGTTCGATGATTGTTTCAGGGATCCATACCAGTGTCACTAGGAAGATTGAAACGAGTTTTTACACCGGCTCAAGAGCAAGAACTAGCAGACCACATAAGGGATTTGGACAGCCGATTCTATGGCATAGGGAGAAAGCAACTGATGAGTTTGGCTTTTGAGTATGCGACTCTAAACAATATTCCACACAGGTTCAACAATGTGACAAAGGCAGCAGGGCGACACTGGGTGCAAGATTTCTGCAAGAGGCAGAATTTGTCCCTTCGAGCACCCGAAAAATGCAGTCTTGGCCGTGCCATTGGATTTAACAGAGTACAGTGTCAGCGGTTTTTCCATAACTTGAAACAAGTGTCAGATGAAAAGAAATTTCATGCTTATCGTATATTCAATATGGATGAAAGTGGAATCTCGTGTGTCCCAAACAAAGTTCCCAAAGTACTTTCTCCCAAAGGCAAACGTTCAGTCAGCAAAGTGTCTTCAGCAGAGAGAGGACAAACTGTGACAGTAGTTTGTTGCATGAATCCTGTTGGTTTCTATGTGCCCCCTGCGATTATTTTCGCCAGAAAAAGAATGAAACAAGAGTTATTTAAAGATGCTCCTGAAGGTTCTTTGCACATGATATCTGATAGTGGCTTCATTAATTCCGATCTGTTTTTGGTCTGGCTTAAACATTTCAAGACCTATGTCAAACCATCTGAGGATGACCCAGTACTCCTAATTCTAGATAATCACTCATCCCACTATTCTCTTGAGGCTGTTCTTTTTTGCCGAGAGCACAATATCACACTTCTTTCACTCCCTCCCCATGCTACACACAAACTGCAACCTCTCGATCGAGGATTCTTCGGCCCTCTGAAATCAATGTTTGCTATTGAAGCGGAGAAATGGATGCACAACCACCCCGGCCGTGCAATTTCCAATTCTGACATTTGTTTTTTGTTCCGCAATTCATATGAGAAGGTTGCCACCATGGAGAAAGCAAAGAATTCATTTCGTGCAACAGGAATTTATCCTTATAACCCTGATGTGTTCAGCGACGAGGATTTCATCTCATCTCATGTGACTGACAGGCCAAATCTAGAGGAGCCAATGGACAGTGGCAACGAGGTGGTTCCTGTTGCTCCAGATACTTCtgtacaaactgtgaaaaacCCCATCATGCCTTCTAGCTTTGACACATCCCCATCAACTATTGAAAATCTTCAAGTTGATATGGAATGTTTGGTGTCTAGTGAGAATAATGAAACAATGCTGGACCAAATACCGTCGACCAGTAATATTGTCCATGTAGCTGGATTGGAGTTTTCTAACGCTGATGAGAATGATATGCCGATCGATAGTGGTGTCGAGTTGTCGACTAGTGAAATTAATCTGGGTTGCCAAATGCTAGCTGGTGTATCaagtgagaaaaatgttaagaaaattaactCTTCCACCTGCATTGTAAATAATAGTCCTATGAAGGTAGATCAGAGTGAGGGAAAGGGAATCTCTCCAGCCAGCATCGTACCTGTTCCCAAAGCAGACACAACAGTCAAGAGACAAAGGAAAGCCAGGCGATCGGAAGTAATGACAAGCTCGCCGTTTAAAAATGCTCTTTTGCTGGAGAGTGAAAAGAAACGTTCACAAGATTCACAGAAGTCAAATAAGAAAGTTAAATCATCAGGTCCATTGAAAAAGCGTAAAACTTCAAAGACAGTGGAAAGTGATGTACTCTGTCCAGGATGTGATGAGAGATAACCAATCTCAGAAGACTGGATACAGTGTATTAAATGCCAACAGTGGTGGCATGAGCAGTGTTCGTCATTTGAAGGATCTGTAACATTTACTTGTGATCTGTGTTAAGTGCGCACTCTTAGGGTAAACAATGCGCACTCTTAGGGGCTAGCTCACCTAAGAGTGCGCATttgcatgtatttgtttttgtgtgttttataacaATATGAACAGTTTTCACATAATTGAACATATGTAGATGAATGCATAATAGATTAATAAAACCGAATTTGACTCaaacatttattgttaatttaaaatgtagtcacatatgactattgtttgttaggtgcgcactcttaggtgccTTTCCCCTATGTGTATTTTCAGCCCAATCTTATTTGTAAGGTTTTACcgcagagaaataaaaaaaaaatggaaatatgtaaCTAACTGCCATTTTCGGACGTCTGTTACGCTGTCTACAAGAGTGAGTCAGTGCTCGTGAGTGTGAGTGACTTCAGAGTGCCGGGATAGAACCCACGACCCTGGTCACTCTAGAGTGACAGCCAGAGGCACTGTGTGAGGTGGAGTTGACACAGAGAGAGGTCCTATTTCTGTGACGCCAATAGTGAGAAGAGGAGACGAGGTAGGGGTAAATGCTCTACTAGCACATGGGAACATGACCTTCAAATAGGGGAAAAAAAGAAAGATGGAGACAGTTCCAGTACCCACCagtgatttgtaacatctaatctGGCtatcgagcaaattcatgtgttctagtGTTGCAAACATAATTATTATACGAATCTCTAACAAGAATTTTCatagttgtaattttttaaaataatgccaagtgtTCCACATATACGCAAATAGTTTAGGTATTCATCTACATTTCTAGACACGAAACACACACGTAGTTTAGGCACctgccgttagaattcgctgccggagcagctacgtagactattgaatcatttgattagcatgATTTTCGAATCTAAGTTTCGTAATTATTTTTCTCGTTACCTATGTCAGCAGGAAAACAATGAAACACTAActcacatttatatatttattttcttgtttctaACATGAATGTATCATTGGTAAAGTTTCTCTGGTTAGCGAAACAAGCATAAGATGCTTATTTGGATGCAATTAGATGCAAAAGGTCAAGGCTAGTAACTTGATATGATCTTGCTAAGAAGCAAATATTAagcaccatatttttttttggtattttaaaaaattatgactaCACGACATCGATTAAAGCAGCATCAAACCCCTATATAAGCACGTCTGATTTTGGTATCCAGAGATGGTGACGTAGTTGAAGTGGTACCATTCCGGGCACCATCTCCTTGGTATGTGAACACGTGACGCGCCGCTGACGTCATGAGGCCGCCCCCCGCCCGCTTGCTACAGCGCCAAGTATCAGAAAGCTGGCGCTggcggagacctcgatggcgaTGCCGACAAGGGCCTCGGGAGATGGGATAGCGGGGCAATGACCTCGATGTCCATAAACTCTTCAGCATTTGATTTCAATCATTGCTTAAGCATTTGAAAAAATGATGATTTTAGCTaaccaagtattaattttttataattatcactacattataaatgaaaagttatatctattctaatatttttttctagtggTGCACcaatatgactttaccgattaccgatttgaTTACCGATTATGACAGCAATAATCTGCAGATACAgtttcagttaccgattataatgaacaaattttttaaactttaattttaataatgcacactaaaatttttattcccatgtgaatttaataacaagattaggtacaTCTTAGGAATTACTGTACTTGTAAAGTGTTTTCTGGAATGGATGTTATACCTAGTAACTGTCTTGGCCATGAGGTGTCTGAAACCATTATTATTGAGTATCGCATAATGCTGCATAtcttcacaaatattttcagctATTAACTGGGTCAGTTCTAATTGATATTGTGTCATTCACATCACACAGTACCGTAAAATGAGGTGAATAGGATCAAAACTTCATTGTAAGGTGGAAAAAATTGGGACATGAATAATAATGGCAAcagaaaataattacattttgtaAGTGTTTATgctttgtttacatgacatttgaAGTGTATGAATGTTTTGCATGTTGGCAGCACTTCACACAACAGCCATCTGAAATTTGAGGTTAAGTCAATCAAGTTTGTGAGTGTACGAAAACTTCATGTGTAGTATATATGACGAGTTCTaactttgtatttgtatttggatatattactCAGGTATGTATTTAGAGTTATTTGATGTTAACATTTCTATTTTAGtaatgtaataaatgattttggaattaattttatatttctatgcATTGTGTTTTAGACTTGGAGGTGAATAGGATCACTACAAGTTTGAAATGCCCCGTGAGTATATTCCAAATCCAGGAGAAAAGGTGTATCGTAAACCAGATCTTGATGTCATTCAAAGAGCAAGAAAGGATGTGTATAACCATGGGGTAAGTATTAGACAAGCAAGTAAGAAGTTTGGAATTCCCTACACTGTTCTGCAGAGACACTTGAAGGATAAAGTTAAACACATTGGTGGTCAGACCGTGTTAAGCGAACATGAAGAAAAATTGCTTTTTGAAAAACTCTTAGTATGTGCAGAATGGGGATATCCTTTAGATTTGTATGGTTTGCGGCATATTGTTAAAATCTATTTAGATAACACAGGGAAAGTCGTTGCAAAATTCAAAGACAATCTTCCAGGAAGAGAATTTGCAGTAGGTTTCATGAAGCACCACAAAGAAATAATTTCAGAGCGCTTCTGTCAGAACATAAAGCGTGCTAGAGCAAGCATATCTACATCTACAGTCAACGAGTACTTTGATAATTTAGCCGAAAGTATCAGAGGTGTGCCAGGTAGCCACATTGTTAATTTTGACGAATCAAATTTGACAAATGATCCTGGCACTaccaaaataattacaaaacGTGGTTGTAAATATCCTGAGAGGGTAGTAAACCAAAGTAAGTCTGCAGTTTCCATTATGTTTGCAGCATCGGCTTCTGGAGAATTGTTGCCATGTTATGTTGTATACAAGTCCAAACACCTGTACACAACATGGACAGAAGGTGCACCCAAAGGAACCCGGTTCAATTGCACTCAGAGTGGATGGTTTGATGGGTTTACATTCGAAGATTGGGTTAAAAATGTTGCATTACCATATTTTAAAGACAAGGAAGGAAAGAAAATTCTGATAGGTGACAACCTTTCCTCACATTTGTCTTGTGAAGCCATAAGAGTATGCCAAGAAAACTACATCCATTTTGTGTTTTTGCCAAGCAATTCTACACATCTCACCCAACCACTCGACGTTGCATTCTTCAGACCGCTTAAAGTAGCTTGGAGGAAGGTGCTACTGAAATGGAAGCTAGGACCGGGAATGAGAGAGCCATCATTGCCGAAAGATGTATTTCCAAGACTTCTCACGAAGTTGTTGCAGCAAATAGAGCTGAACGCAGTTGAAAACATTAAGTCTGGTTTTGAAAAGTCGGGAATCATGCCACTTAATCGCAAGAAGGTCTTGGATATGTTACCTAGTACAGAGGATAAGGAAGGTGTAGAAAAAGCCATGCAAGATTCATTCAAGACTCTTTTGTATAACATGAGATATGGTGACTCAGGTACCGGTACACAACCAAAAAGATCAAGGAAGAAAATACCTGTGGAAGCAGGTAAAAGTGTCCAGTGTCCGATACCAGTATCAGATGAAGATTATGAACCAGAAGTACCAGAAGAAGCATACTCTGAGAACACACAAGATGTTGCCTTTCCAGAAAAAAGAAACAACACTGCAGATGACAGCTCTGATGACAGCTTTTCCGATGGTTCCATTGAAAGTCAAGAGCTTGAGGAATCAAAAGTGACAAAGTTTGGAAGGACATTTAACAATATAGAGCCTGTATCGGAAGATGACATTCACGTTAAGGACTGGGTTCTTGTAGGATTCGCTGCAGAAACTGGAAGCAAACCAGGTCCCAGCAGACTTCTGTATTACATAGGTCAAGTTGTGCAGAAACTCGACTGTGAAACCTTTGAAGCAAGTTTTCTAAGATTCAAAAAAACACGAGATTTTTCGGGACATATATATGTGTTTCCAGCTGTGTTGGACTTTTTCAGTTTTACCTTCAGCCAGGTTGTCGGGAAGCTTTCAGAACCAGAAGTTATCCGGAGAGGGCAGCTCAAGTTCAAATTTAACCATAACTCAATTTCATGAAATGCTGCTAAAATTATAACTTAAGTTCAAATCATTAGTGGTTAGTTATACAGGACCATACAGTATGTATTATAATTTTGTGGTGCTTTTCTGTTGTTTTAGAATAGACAATACTTGTACCgggtaatatatataatattcaagAACAGTTACAGGTATGTTcactaaaataaaaacatgttatgCCTAAGCTATGTATTATTACAAATAATGTGAAAAATCTTATTgagaaacaattataaaaaaaattttacatggctgttttgttaaaaattgttagTTGCAAGAAAAACACTGATCCTTTTCACACCACAGGTTCTACAAAAAGGATCATGCATACATTTCAGTGAgtgatcctattcaccccatatttggggtgaataggatcacacaatatttataatttttttgcaaaaaccatTTGACATAATAGAAAATGACTAAACCACTAGAAACTATGGATAAAGACTCAAGTTTTGGAtggattaaaacattttttgatttaatatttttcattgacATTCCAACATGAATTTCCAAACTGATCCTATTCACCTCATTTTACggtattttcttttccatgatgTCTGTTAATTTTGTTTGAGCCATTTTCATTACCCCATCTGTATCACAAtcatatgtgattacattagcaCACTTCTCCACTAATTTATCAGGATGCATTCGCTTGATGTGGTTCCACAGGTTAGTAGTAGGTCAGTCCACTACCACCACCACGAGAAATTATTGTtttacaatgtaaacatgttgctttatttttttcatttaagtttatagaaaaaatgtttccacacatcaccttttttctccctactcgccatctcaacatataataatataaaaacgacacaaaaccaattctagcacatgtgatattatttatgttgactgaatatataaaattataaatactttttcacttttcacatcACACACAAATAACACATTGGATAATGTtgccaaagacgcccataacgagttgtGTAAAACCAAGTGATAAACTCAGGAAGGTATCGGGACCCAGATTTTGAACCGCAACTACGACTTaaaaagattgattgtcatagaatccactgcaactgcttgaaGTATTtcgattgcgtgccatctattttaagTCTCTGGCtgtaggtaatgtacaaggccactaaacaaaagacataACTATGGTGTAGGGAAATATGAGAGAGGCTTGGGAAGGTTGGTAGTGTGTAAGTAGCAGAGTAATGGCGAGAGGTATTATAGAGTGTACGAGAGAAGCTGTACTTATGAAGTGTATAGTAATGTTATGTAATAAAGACATAACAATAACAAAAGACACAACGTAAACAAACGtgtagaaaaatttattttttattcttcgaggcaatgagatttattaaactttatGAAGTATCTGTAATTAAGATCTGATGGAGagagatgaattttgtaataaatataaatattacagtatttcgtcctaaaatatctaacaaaatattacatggcaaaaacctacttaattacacCGGGCTGAGTATAGATAATATTTTGCAAAAATGTGGTTGTATCGTAttattaaaaacctttcactTCATTCCAAATAATTCATCTGAATCGTGAAAAATGGAATCATAATATCCATTTAAGATACTACTTACGATTAAATGAAACGCGTAGATAATcagcaaagtaatcgttaagataatcgccgattacgattaatcggaaagtacccataatcgccgattacaattcatcggtatccgcattggtgcaccactaataaatttacaaatggaGGCAGGAAGATTTAATAAAGGAATATGTAActatataaaataagattatttaacAATAGGAAACTATGAACTATATTGAATCAAAAATATgcagttataaaaatgaatttaaatatgcaAAATTGCAAGACATTATCcatgtttacaattcaagaacGGAAATACCAAAACCATCCTAACGCATGCTGCTGCAAAAATTTACGGTACCAAACATTTATACGGAAATGCATTTCATGTTGTCGCTTTGCACAGGaaatataaaaagtaatttatgttATGTGAAGACCTTtattacagtaaaactcgcttaagacgtTCCCGCGTAACACGTTTTCCCATTTATtgagttcaaaaaattattccctattaagttcaaaaaattattcccttgatcacttccatatatccctatgttaatatttccctttcaaaacgtttgtctttatatatgcttcccgcatataacgttcagcgtttgtgggaaaaaattttaaaaataacatttatctttaaacttttgaacaattttaaggttaattttaaaaatttacatatttccaaacgtttaataccatattggtccgaatataaggcgaccatttttacataaacgagagatgcgaaaattggaagtcgccttattttcgcacccaagacgtcagcaccgcaaacattagttccaagctgaaagctacagtagaaacattgttaaacaaaatgttcaagattttttatattaactaaaacatcgttacctcacacggggaaaatgATAAATctacccaatattgcagtaattctcaattgtttaaagttgaaaattaaaatatttgttcttgagtaaaaatgtgaatgttgaagcatctcaaaatggcaaccttttattacacaattcatatttgtactttgtgtacaatcgcgtgttaacatttacagtaatttaatttcagatttttaacggaaatatttgtactaaaatattacagctattttcagaacgattgtttaagtttacaaacaaaaaatgttaagaacatttcggatgtaatgtttggaaattcacggctgccaactgtcttcacaatatttctttgttgtaaaacgaacattgccgaacacgcacgaagacgccatatttacaggaatttggtacgttgcttcaaaagctattttaataatttcacagtaatccactctttatttatgtaaaaacatttcaaacaacataattatcatagattattccttaaaattcataggacagaaactctctgtcagagagtaatatggacaaatattcgcggtcacgtcaccgaagttattcatggccgtatgcttcaccatggcagctagccacttgttttgttccggcaagctgcattctttgtttgctttgttacgtttaacacactgctaaatagtaatacgtagcttaagtgaaatggaaaattaaatgctgtatacataaatgcaaaaaggatttatcaacacaaaatgtatgtctaatgaattttcccattaatttctaccaaaattatttttacatatgtttggcctcctgaaactgcaggtcgccttatattcgggccaatacagTAGTTAATTTGAACAGAACAAGACCGTCGAAAAACCTGCGCCGCACGCCACACACTGTTACTTGTGTGTAGATCGACAAATCATATGCCTGCGTTTGTTTGGACTGAGAGGCTGTTACACCTACAGACCATTTTCCCCATTTGTGGCTTAACTGACGAATGAGAAACGCCAATGATCTTCGAAACATGAGCCGCACGCCGCACGACCAATCACCTGCTTGCATTCTCAGGGACTAGAGGTTGTTCCATCAGTACACCAATTTTACAAATCAAGTCACGTGACGAAAACAAAGTAAAACATATACTGCCAGCTAttactttctttgaattatttgtgtatattttttaaaacaataaatgttagttattgctttttttatactaattttaatgtgcttattaaattaaatacagttttaataattcaatttactgataaaaaaatatgtaattactaATTAGTTATTCCGTTATTCCAGCATGCCAATGATagtaagtgtatttttgtgtgaaaacagtacatgtcatttgagtaaaatagatttttatgttggaaattacttttcccttttaagaagttttaagcatccagtcccttgaaaaacttctaaacagggttttactgtatttggttattatttttttattcaatttaaaaactttatgtAAATTAACATGAAAATATCTTCATCACGATATTACGAACATTTCTTAGCTGttcaagcagttggtattttccATTGTTTGTAGTGGTAGCCAAGCTCTAAATAAAGCAAGTTTTTGTTCTTATATAACTTTACTGTGttagtgatatatttatttactatgtattagattcaaaaacattattaaaacataGGATGTTTAAGTATGATAATTACGGCTGGCACACGTAGCTAAGAAATGGTATTCAAAGTATGTAGTAGTAGAAAAAGTGAAAAGGTTACTAgtgaatttttaggttatgacagcCACTTTCGGTTTTCAATAATATCGGCAAAAATTTAACAAGCCTATCTTGAATTAGCAGAAATGCCAAATCAACTAAATATCAGCAAAATCTGCTTCTGCCGATTCGTGACaataatgtttgtgttttttgctcatattgtaaaaattaaaataatcttactgatgttaaaattacaataacacaTTAGTAAACAATAATTCACATAACACTATGTTTGATGAAGACAATTCAAACTAAAGTAATATCACACACACTAAATAAAACACTGAATTCCATTACCCCACAAACTTGTCTAAACCACAGAACAGCAATTTTAAACACTGATGCACTCAAACAGGACAGCAGATGCACACGGCcaacaccaaaaaataaataaattacctgTATGATTGGCTTGCAGCAGCCAATGAGGAAACAGATgacacatgttttttttagttcatttaaaCTTGATATTTTGACTCTGATACGGTACAAAAAATTTAGGTACTTATTTTAAGGATGTCAAAAAGTCAGAACAGTAAAATAAGATATGG of the Bacillus rossius redtenbacheri isolate Brsri chromosome 10, Brsri_v3, whole genome shotgun sequence genome contains:
- the LOC134535673 gene encoding uncharacterized protein LOC134535673, producing the protein MSSSYKRKSERKLIFSEEILNEARNRILNGESQRKVAKDLGTKESTLRKRLKAGSIPVSLGRLKRVFTPAQEQELADHIRDLDSRFYGIGRKQLMSLAFEYATLNNIPHRFNNVTKAAGRHWVQDFCKRQNLSLRAPEKCSLGRAIGFNRVQCQRFFHNLKQVSDEKKFHAYRIFNMDESGISCVPNKVPKVLSPKGKRSVSKVSSAERGQTVTVVCCMNPVGFYVPPAIIFARKRMKQELFKDAPEGSLHMISDSGFINSDLFLVWLKHFKTYVKPSEDDPVLLILDNHSSHYSLEAVLFCREHNITLLSLPPHATHKLQPLDRGFFGPLKSMFAIEAEKWMHNHPGRAISNSDICFLFRNSYEKVATMEKAKNSFRATGIYPYNPDVFSDEDFISSHVTDRPNLEEPMDSGNEVVPVAPDTSSAGIEPTTLVTLE